A window of Gemmatimonadota bacterium contains these coding sequences:
- a CDS encoding efflux RND transporter periplasmic adaptor subunit, with protein MTRPPMHSLRAASSVALLALALAACGGDEAAANAATPGKAPSGAPGGAPGGKAPGGGPAGGGNRAGGSVVLSRADVHKVEVGLIEAGIAISGNLRPIETVSVRARIEGDLVALHVREGDAVREGQVLAEFEASEQEAALRSAEADELAARTESSTAQWNLDQTKELFQAGAVSERDLRAAEQASLTAKARFAAAESRVRAAASLARDTRVLSPVNGVVERRTVENGERVTRGAQLLTVVRSDMLELTAAVPARRASALARGMEVRFTADGRAIQGRVARVSPTIDLQSQSVTVFVQVPNANGQLKGNTFATGQIIERSLAGQFVIPQGAVRQTAAAAGGQTFVWKVAGGALARADVKLGIVDEARGVVQVTEGLVAGDEIVIGNVGLLGAGMQVQIIGVETPQRGRP; from the coding sequence ATGACCAGACCTCCCATGCATTCCCTTCGCGCCGCCTCGAGCGTCGCCCTGCTCGCGCTCGCCCTCGCCGCCTGTGGCGGCGACGAGGCCGCCGCCAACGCCGCCACGCCGGGCAAGGCGCCGAGCGGCGCTCCCGGCGGCGCACCAGGCGGCAAGGCCCCCGGCGGCGGGCCGGCGGGCGGCGGCAATCGTGCCGGCGGCTCCGTCGTCCTCTCGCGTGCCGACGTCCACAAGGTCGAGGTCGGCCTCATCGAGGCGGGGATCGCGATCAGCGGCAACCTGCGGCCCATCGAGACGGTCAGCGTGCGGGCGCGGATCGAGGGTGATCTCGTCGCGCTCCACGTGCGCGAGGGCGACGCCGTGCGGGAAGGACAGGTGCTGGCCGAGTTCGAGGCGTCCGAGCAGGAGGCCGCGCTGCGCTCCGCCGAGGCGGACGAACTCGCCGCGCGCACGGAGTCGAGCACCGCGCAGTGGAACCTCGATCAGACGAAGGAACTCTTCCAGGCCGGGGCCGTGTCGGAGCGCGACCTGCGCGCCGCCGAGCAGGCGTCCCTCACCGCCAAGGCCCGCTTCGCGGCCGCCGAGTCGCGCGTGCGCGCCGCGGCCTCGCTCGCGCGCGACACGCGCGTCCTGTCGCCGGTGAACGGCGTCGTCGAGCGGCGCACGGTGGAGAACGGCGAACGCGTCACGCGCGGCGCGCAGCTGCTGACCGTGGTGCGGAGCGACATGCTCGAGCTCACCGCCGCGGTGCCGGCCCGCCGTGCGTCGGCGCTCGCGCGCGGCATGGAGGTGCGCTTCACCGCGGATGGCCGCGCGATCCAGGGGCGCGTCGCGCGCGTGAGTCCGACCATCGACCTGCAGTCGCAGTCGGTCACGGTGTTCGTCCAGGTCCCCAACGCCAACGGCCAGCTCAAGGGCAACACCTTCGCCACCGGACAGATCATCGAGCGGTCGCTCGCGGGCCAGTTCGTCATCCCGCAGGGCGCGGTGCGGCAGACCGCCGCCGCGGCCGGCGGGCAGACGTTCGTCTGGAAGGTCGCCGGCGGGGCGCTCGCGCGGGCCGACGTGAAGCTCGGCATCGTCGACGAGGCGCGCGGCGTCGTGCAGGTGACCGAAGGGCTCGTGGCCGGCGACGAGATCGTCATCGGCAACGTCGGCCTCCTCGGCGCCGGCATGCAAGTCCAGATCATCGGCGTCGAGACGCCGCAGCGCGGCCGTCCGTAG
- a CDS encoding SPFH/Band 7/PHB domain protein, which produces MEFFFGIVGVGIIVVLAKSIRIIGQAEVMVIERLGAFNRVARSGLNLMIPFVERAKTIDVRFFESDVTGLKKIVASSTARIDLREQVLNFPSQPVITKDNVTIDIDAVMYYRVADPQKATYSVQNLPYALETLTRTTLRNIVGDIELDQTLASRDMINKKMREVIEEASIGWGVDVTRVELQSIEPPRDIQQSMELQMRAERERRAAVTNAEASKRAAILESEGQKEAQIRKAEGEKGAAILRAEGLAQARLAMADAEAEAVKRIAAALPPGEAATYLLGLKYIEALPQIAQGKGTSIFLPSEATGVLGAIGGIKEMLRGSGGIAGNEDKPAPLGGFPGLPGK; this is translated from the coding sequence ATGGAGTTCTTCTTCGGCATCGTCGGCGTCGGCATCATCGTCGTGCTCGCCAAGAGCATCCGGATCATCGGCCAGGCGGAGGTGATGGTCATCGAACGCCTCGGCGCGTTCAACCGCGTCGCGCGGTCCGGCCTCAACCTCATGATCCCCTTCGTCGAGCGCGCGAAGACGATCGACGTCCGCTTCTTCGAGAGCGACGTCACCGGCCTGAAGAAGATCGTCGCGTCCAGCACGGCGCGCATCGATCTCCGCGAGCAGGTGCTCAACTTCCCGTCGCAGCCGGTGATCACCAAGGACAACGTCACGATCGACATCGATGCCGTGATGTACTACCGCGTCGCCGACCCGCAGAAGGCGACCTACTCGGTGCAGAACCTCCCCTACGCGCTCGAGACGCTCACCCGCACCACGCTCCGCAACATCGTCGGCGACATCGAGCTCGACCAGACGCTCGCCTCGCGCGACATGATCAACAAGAAGATGCGCGAGGTGATCGAGGAGGCGTCCATCGGCTGGGGCGTCGACGTCACCCGCGTCGAGCTCCAGTCGATCGAGCCGCCGCGCGACATCCAGCAGTCGATGGAGCTGCAGATGCGCGCCGAGCGCGAGCGTCGCGCCGCCGTCACCAACGCCGAGGCGTCCAAGCGCGCCGCGATCCTCGAGTCCGAGGGCCAGAAGGAGGCGCAGATCCGCAAGGCGGAGGGCGAGAAGGGCGCCGCCATCCTCCGGGCCGAGGGTCTCGCCCAGGCGCGCCTCGCGATGGCGGACGCCGAGGCGGAGGCGGTCAAGCGCATCGCCGCCGCACTCCCGCCCGGCGAGGCCGCCACCTACCTGCTCGGTCTCAAGTACATCGAGGCGCTGCCGCAGATCGCGCAGGGCAAGGGCACCAGCATCTTCCTCCCCAGCGAGGCGACCGGCGTGCTCGGCGCGATCGGCGGTATCAAGGAGATGCTCCGCGGCTCCGGCGGCATCGCCGGCAACGAGGACAAGCCGGCGCCGCTCGGCGGCTTCCCTGGCCTGCCGGGGAAGTAG
- a CDS encoding S41 family peptidase, producing the protein MSRSRTIALAALIALPLAGGAFVVQERAAANSARLFDQVMALVNDRFVDSIGTGSLYERAARGLVAELKDPYSELYTPKDLEMFNQNTGGFYGGIGMLIEDQQGTIIISKVYPNTPAEEAGIREGDRIVGVDTASTQGWKVDQVSAGLKGPPGTRVKARFARPGVQAPFEVEFTRRTIRIPAIPFALMLDGKVAYVPLQQFNETTTREFAENLRRLQSEGATGLVIDLRRNTGGFLDQALDLTNFFIPRGAELATVRGRGEPDQRYVAEADPIAPRIPIVVLTDGYTASASEIVAGALQDHDRALIVGTTSFGKGLVQSVYRLDGGYAIKLTTGKWYTPSGRSIQKERVLDAAGNLIEVHPDSLESAADRAKRPVFRSDAGRAVFGGGAITPDVIVPYDTITTAEQKLARALVPHSQDVYIVLDEYAFSMKGAVQPDFRVTPAMRDEFHKRLAAKGVTLDRTEWDAGRRYIDRILGDRIARRAFGDSTAKRRDVPEDVQLMKALELLRRGRTTAELIALGSTAAPAARPE; encoded by the coding sequence ATGTCCCGGTCCCGCACGATCGCCCTTGCCGCCCTCATCGCCCTCCCGCTCGCCGGCGGGGCGTTCGTCGTCCAGGAGCGCGCCGCCGCCAACAGTGCGCGCCTCTTCGACCAGGTGATGGCGCTCGTCAACGACCGGTTCGTCGACTCCATCGGCACGGGCTCGCTCTACGAGCGCGCCGCCCGCGGTCTCGTCGCCGAGCTCAAGGATCCGTACTCCGAGCTCTACACGCCGAAGGACCTCGAGATGTTCAACCAGAACACCGGGGGCTTCTACGGCGGCATCGGCATGCTGATCGAGGATCAGCAGGGCACGATCATCATCTCCAAGGTCTATCCCAACACGCCGGCCGAGGAAGCGGGCATCCGCGAGGGCGACCGCATCGTCGGGGTCGATACCGCGAGCACGCAGGGCTGGAAGGTCGACCAGGTCTCAGCCGGACTGAAGGGCCCGCCGGGCACTCGGGTGAAGGCGCGCTTCGCGCGCCCCGGCGTCCAGGCGCCCTTCGAGGTCGAGTTCACGCGCCGCACCATCCGCATCCCCGCGATCCCGTTCGCGCTCATGCTCGACGGGAAGGTCGCCTACGTCCCGCTGCAGCAGTTCAACGAGACCACCACCCGCGAGTTCGCGGAGAACCTGCGTCGCCTGCAGTCGGAAGGCGCGACGGGCCTCGTGATCGACCTCCGCCGCAACACGGGCGGCTTCCTCGACCAGGCGCTCGACCTCACCAACTTCTTCATCCCGCGCGGCGCCGAGCTCGCCACGGTGCGCGGCCGAGGCGAACCCGACCAGCGCTACGTCGCCGAGGCGGATCCCATCGCCCCGCGCATCCCGATCGTCGTCCTCACCGACGGCTACACGGCCTCGGCCTCCGAGATCGTCGCGGGCGCGCTGCAGGACCACGATCGCGCGCTCATCGTGGGCACGACCTCGTTCGGCAAGGGACTCGTGCAGTCGGTCTACCGCCTCGACGGCGGCTACGCGATCAAACTCACGACCGGCAAGTGGTACACGCCGAGCGGCCGCTCCATCCAGAAGGAGCGCGTGCTCGACGCGGCGGGGAACCTCATCGAGGTCCATCCCGACTCGCTCGAGAGCGCGGCGGATCGCGCCAAGCGCCCCGTCTTCCGTTCGGACGCGGGCCGCGCCGTCTTCGGTGGCGGCGCCATCACGCCCGACGTCATCGTCCCCTACGACACCATCACGACCGCCGAGCAGAAGCTCGCCCGCGCGCTCGTGCCGCACTCGCAGGACGTGTACATCGTCCTCGACGAGTACGCCTTCTCCATGAAGGGGGCGGTCCAGCCGGACTTCCGCGTGACGCCGGCGATGCGCGACGAGTTCCACAAGCGCCTCGCCGCCAAGGGCGTGACGCTCGACCGCACCGAGTGGGACGCCGGCCGCCGCTACATCGACCGGATCCTCGGCGATCGCATCGCCCGCCGTGCCTTCGGCGACTCCACGGCCAAGCGCCGCGACGTCCCCGAGGACGTGCAGCTCATGAAGGCACTCGAACTCCTCCGCCGCGGACGCACCACGGCCGAGCTCATCGCGCTCGGGTCGACCGCCGCTCCGGCAGCGCGCCCCGAGTGA
- a CDS encoding replication initiator protein A: MASASRRRPPSRTVLLDRSLEALPLFRLSDSSEDTVVTFTADNGGRWRVLPAPGERLPGTFDQDVYVELARRYHEADRPADGALTFTLHAFLRSMGRRVDGRTYEQLRGALGRLERTVLESEGAWLDARTGKYGHARFTLLSAVAIDRRRLTDRDQLALFPALASNEPGDARVVLDQRVRGNMSAGDTTSLLAPRYFALSSPVARRLYRLLAAVRGNDAGPWRVALERLAELLPLSQRYPSHLQRVLQPAHEMLVAAGIVAKAGFLQDGRAWFVEYEG, translated from the coding sequence ATGGCGTCCGCCTCCCGCCGCAGACCCCCTTCGCGCACGGTCCTGCTCGACCGTTCGCTCGAGGCGCTCCCGCTGTTCCGCCTCTCGGACAGTTCGGAGGACACGGTCGTGACCTTCACCGCCGACAACGGCGGCCGCTGGCGCGTGCTCCCGGCCCCCGGCGAACGGCTCCCTGGCACCTTCGATCAGGACGTCTACGTCGAGCTGGCCCGGCGCTACCACGAGGCCGACCGCCCTGCCGACGGGGCGCTCACCTTCACGCTCCACGCCTTCCTGCGCTCGATGGGACGTCGCGTGGACGGGCGCACCTACGAGCAGCTGCGCGGTGCCCTCGGACGGCTCGAGCGCACCGTCCTCGAGAGTGAGGGCGCCTGGCTCGACGCCCGCACCGGCAAGTACGGCCACGCCCGCTTCACCCTGCTCTCCGCGGTCGCCATCGATCGGCGTCGGCTCACCGACCGCGACCAGCTCGCGCTCTTCCCCGCCCTCGCCTCCAACGAGCCGGGTGATGCGCGCGTGGTCCTCGACCAGCGAGTGCGCGGCAACATGAGCGCGGGTGACACGACGTCACTCCTCGCGCCGCGCTACTTCGCCCTCTCGTCGCCCGTCGCGCGCCGCCTCTACCGGCTCCTCGCCGCCGTGCGAGGCAACGATGCGGGACCCTGGCGTGTCGCATTGGAGCGCCTGGCCGAGCTATTGCCCCTCAGCCAGCGCTACCCCTCGCACCTCCAGCGCGTGCTCCAGCCGGCGCATGAGATGCTCGTCGCCGCCGGGATCGTCGCGAAGGCCGGGTTCCTGCAGGACGGTCGCGCCTGGTTCGTCGAGTACGAGGGCTGA
- a CDS encoding efflux RND transporter permease subunit, with product MFLSDVSIKRPVFATMLMVALVVLGTVSFFRLAVDEYPDVTYPTIVAQTAYPGASPEVVEREVSKPIEEALNTTEGLKEITSTSTEGSSSVRLQFNLGVDVMKMQPEVQGKVARIRRQLPRDIEEPVIIRFDPNDRPIMSIVMKSATRPMRELTDLADEVIGKRIESIPGVGGVNVVGGTAREIRVELDPDALRAYGISPAQVVAALQRENQEVPAGRIQRGDTERLVRITGRVTDPLAFGDVTVVVRNGAPIRVRDVGHVVDGTAEKRSASLMGLEPALSLEVLKITGSNTVEVADQVRVVIEQLQEQLPADIALQIIRDDSSKIRDALADVELTLVLGAILTVMIIYLFLGSWRSTVITGLTLPVAIISSFFAMWMFGFTLNTMTLLALSLAIGLLIDDAIVVRENIVRHVAMGKDHYLAAKEGTDEIGLAVFATTLAVIAVFIPVAFMGGMIGKIFYQFGVTVAFAVAVSLFVSFTLDPMLSSIWHDPEAEEHGPAAWAKAGPIRKIALAFDGWFERLADRYPPLLRRAVQHRWLVLGGAIGSVVVAFMIAGSVGFTFMPDYDAGEFNVSYRVTPGSRVDFIVGKGQALDTIVKRIPEVEFTYLTIGGGGGRGNSTGGQLFVKLKPAHDRTRSMAEIQNDLRPKLRMVSGARASIDGTRSIFGGFRQPIDVKVQGPEPARLKLIAAQVLETMRGVEGIGEPTSSDQGDIPQLDVRVDRQQAWAAGLGVGSIAATLQPLFSGSRATLWQDEQGYTHDVRVVYPESLRTNAEDVANIPVTGSAVDVRTGLLAAIPLAQVADVRAGVGPQQIERRMLERQISISSGVLPGAAVGVVADRARAALDSLVLPAGYRTEFGGDVQNLNETKGFVLEAMILAVVFIYLILASLFGSFLQPLAIMLSLPLSLLGVSLALVVTGGTLNVMSMIGIIMLMGLVTKNGILLIDFVNHARGEGKDRLSAILEAGRIRLRPIIMTTAAMIFGMIPLAMAIGEGAEQRSPMAHAVIGGLITSTLLTLFVVPAVYTLLDDAAAWVTGRKRPAGETGETSAHEVPALADQRAGNPA from the coding sequence ATGTTCCTCTCCGACGTCTCCATCAAGCGACCCGTCTTCGCCACCATGCTCATGGTGGCGCTGGTCGTGCTCGGCACCGTCTCGTTCTTCCGGCTCGCGGTCGACGAGTACCCCGACGTGACCTACCCGACCATCGTCGCGCAGACGGCGTATCCTGGCGCGAGCCCCGAGGTCGTCGAGCGCGAGGTCTCCAAGCCCATCGAGGAAGCGCTCAACACCACCGAGGGCCTGAAGGAGATCACCTCCACCTCCACCGAGGGGTCGTCGTCCGTCCGCCTGCAGTTCAACCTCGGCGTGGACGTGATGAAGATGCAGCCCGAGGTGCAGGGGAAGGTCGCGCGCATCCGCCGTCAGCTCCCGCGCGACATCGAGGAGCCGGTGATCATCCGGTTCGATCCGAATGACCGGCCGATCATGAGCATCGTGATGAAGTCGGCGACGCGGCCGATGCGCGAGCTCACCGACCTCGCCGACGAGGTGATCGGGAAGCGCATCGAGTCGATCCCGGGCGTGGGGGGCGTGAACGTGGTCGGCGGCACCGCGCGCGAGATCCGCGTGGAGCTCGATCCGGACGCGCTCCGCGCCTACGGCATCTCGCCGGCGCAGGTCGTCGCGGCGCTGCAGCGCGAGAACCAGGAGGTCCCGGCGGGCCGCATCCAGCGCGGCGACACCGAGCGCCTCGTGCGCATCACCGGCCGCGTGACCGATCCGCTCGCCTTCGGCGACGTCACGGTGGTCGTGCGCAACGGCGCGCCCATCCGCGTGCGCGACGTCGGGCACGTGGTGGATGGCACGGCCGAGAAGCGCAGCGCCTCGCTCATGGGACTCGAGCCCGCGCTCTCGCTCGAGGTGCTCAAGATCACCGGCTCCAACACCGTCGAGGTCGCCGACCAGGTCCGCGTCGTCATCGAGCAGCTGCAGGAGCAGCTCCCGGCCGACATCGCGCTCCAGATCATCCGCGACGACTCGTCCAAGATCCGCGACGCCCTCGCCGACGTCGAGCTCACGCTCGTCCTCGGCGCGATCCTCACGGTGATGATCATCTACCTGTTCCTCGGGTCGTGGCGCTCGACCGTCATCACCGGGCTCACGCTGCCGGTGGCGATCATCTCCAGCTTCTTCGCGATGTGGATGTTCGGCTTCACGCTGAACACCATGACGCTGCTCGCGCTCTCGCTCGCGATCGGCCTGCTGATCGACGACGCGATCGTCGTGCGCGAGAACATCGTCCGGCACGTGGCGATGGGGAAGGACCACTATCTCGCCGCGAAGGAGGGCACCGACGAGATCGGCCTCGCCGTCTTCGCGACGACGCTCGCCGTGATCGCCGTGTTCATCCCCGTCGCGTTCATGGGCGGCATGATCGGCAAGATCTTCTACCAGTTCGGCGTCACCGTCGCCTTCGCCGTCGCGGTCTCGCTCTTCGTCTCGTTCACGCTCGACCCGATGCTCTCGAGCATCTGGCACGACCCCGAGGCGGAGGAGCACGGCCCCGCGGCGTGGGCCAAGGCCGGCCCGATCCGCAAGATCGCCCTCGCCTTCGACGGCTGGTTCGAGCGCCTCGCCGACCGCTATCCGCCGCTCCTCCGGCGCGCCGTGCAGCATCGGTGGCTCGTCCTCGGCGGGGCGATCGGCTCGGTCGTCGTCGCGTTCATGATCGCCGGGAGCGTCGGCTTCACCTTCATGCCCGACTACGACGCGGGCGAGTTCAACGTCTCGTACCGCGTCACGCCGGGCTCGCGGGTGGACTTCATCGTCGGCAAGGGCCAGGCGCTCGACACCATCGTCAAGCGGATCCCCGAGGTCGAGTTCACCTACCTCACCATCGGCGGCGGTGGTGGACGCGGCAACAGCACCGGCGGCCAGCTCTTCGTGAAGCTCAAGCCCGCGCATGACCGCACGCGCTCGATGGCCGAGATCCAGAACGACCTGCGCCCCAAGCTGCGCATGGTCAGCGGCGCGCGCGCGAGCATCGACGGGACGCGCTCCATCTTCGGCGGCTTCCGCCAGCCGATCGACGTGAAGGTCCAGGGCCCCGAGCCGGCGCGCCTCAAGCTCATCGCGGCGCAGGTCCTCGAGACGATGCGCGGGGTCGAGGGCATCGGCGAGCCGACCTCGTCCGACCAGGGCGACATCCCGCAGCTCGACGTGCGGGTCGATCGCCAGCAGGCCTGGGCCGCCGGCCTCGGCGTCGGCTCCATCGCCGCCACGCTGCAGCCCCTGTTCTCCGGCTCCCGCGCCACGCTCTGGCAGGACGAGCAGGGCTACACGCACGATGTGCGCGTAGTCTACCCGGAGTCGCTCCGCACCAACGCCGAGGATGTCGCCAACATCCCGGTGACGGGCTCCGCCGTCGATGTCCGCACCGGGCTCCTCGCGGCGATCCCGCTCGCGCAGGTCGCGGACGTGCGCGCCGGCGTGGGACCGCAGCAGATCGAGCGCCGCATGCTCGAGCGCCAGATCTCCATCTCATCCGGCGTGCTCCCCGGCGCCGCGGTCGGGGTCGTCGCCGACCGCGCCCGCGCCGCGCTCGACTCGCTCGTGCTCCCCGCCGGCTATCGCACCGAGTTCGGTGGTGACGTGCAGAACCTCAACGAGACCAAGGGCTTCGTCCTCGAGGCGATGATCCTCGCGGTCGTCTTCATCTATCTCATCCTCGCGTCGCTGTTCGGCTCGTTCCTGCAGCCGCTCGCGATCATGCTCTCGCTCCCGCTCTCGCTCCTCGGCGTCTCGCTCGCGCTCGTCGTCACCGGCGGGACGCTCAACGTGATGTCGATGATCGGCATCATCATGCTGATGGGCCTCGTCACGAAGAACGGCATCCTGCTCATCGACTTCGTGAACCACGCCCGCGGCGAGGGGAAGGACCGACTCTCGGCGATCCTCGAGGCGGGGCGCATCCGGCTCCGCCCGATCATCATGACCACCGCGGCGATGATCTTCGGCATGATCCCCCTGGCGATGGCGATCGGCGAAGGCGCCGAACAGCGCTCGCCGATGGCGCACGCCGTCATCGGCGGGCTCATCACGTCGACCCTGCTCACCCTGTTCGTCGTGCCGGCGGTGTATACGCTGCTCGACGACGCGGCGGCCTGGGTGACGGGCCGGAAGCGCCCTGCGGGGGAGACCGGCGAGACCTCCGCGCACGAGGTTCCCGCACTCGCCGACCAACGCGCCGGCAACCCCGCTTGA
- a CDS encoding MerR family transcriptional regulator, which produces MSDSAPVALLRAHARHAPWNARGLAAHATALVDAAGMRPTNSSARATPSARAIRFYVANGLLDHPEGKGTAATYHYRHLLQLLAIKIRQREGQTLETIKAELVELHGDQLEKRVAGSLAPALGAGADLQVRHDDDAPSIWRRITVAEGIELHVRDDSAAARPSTMIAIREAVRAAIGREDVR; this is translated from the coding sequence ATGTCCGACTCGGCTCCCGTCGCCCTGCTGCGCGCTCACGCGCGTCACGCGCCCTGGAATGCGCGCGGCCTGGCCGCACATGCGACCGCGCTGGTCGACGCCGCCGGCATGCGCCCCACGAACTCCTCGGCCCGCGCCACGCCGAGTGCCCGCGCGATCCGGTTCTATGTCGCCAACGGCCTCCTCGATCATCCCGAGGGAAAGGGCACGGCCGCGACGTACCACTACCGGCATCTGCTCCAACTGCTCGCGATCAAGATCCGGCAGCGGGAAGGGCAGACGCTCGAGACCATCAAGGCCGAGCTCGTCGAGTTGCACGGCGATCAGCTCGAGAAGCGCGTCGCGGGATCGCTCGCACCCGCACTCGGAGCCGGCGCCGACCTCCAGGTGCGTCACGACGATGACGCGCCGTCGATCTGGCGCCGGATCACCGTCGCCGAAGGCATCGAGCTGCACGTGCGTGATGACTCGGCCGCCGCGCGACCCTCGACGATGATCGCGATCCGCGAAGCCGTGCGCGCCGCCATCGGACGCGAGGACGTTCGCTGA
- a CDS encoding PD40 domain-containing protein produces MSKRLFAAAALLGAAACGKSESSPAVTHVAEAGESRLSNIRQLTFGGENAEAYWSNDGKWITFQSTRDGRTCDQQYVMRADGSDLTRVSDGRGKTTCGWFLPGSDKLFFSSSTAHDDACPARPDPSKGYVWPLDKYDLYTVNRDGTGQTRLTSYDVYTAEAVLSPDGTKIVFTSLKDGDLDIYTMNVDGTDVRRLTTTAGYDGGPWWSPDGKRIVYRAHHPKDSTELRQYQELLAQGFIRPSKVELFVMNADGSDQRQVTALSGANFGPSWSPDGKKIIFSSNFVAPRSGNFDLYLVDAEANMATADQLERITTSEVFDGFAMFHPTENKLVWASNRHAKSTGETNVFVADFKWE; encoded by the coding sequence ATGTCCAAGCGTCTCTTCGCGGCGGCCGCCCTCCTTGGTGCGGCCGCCTGCGGCAAGTCCGAGTCCTCCCCCGCCGTCACGCACGTCGCCGAGGCCGGCGAGTCCCGGCTGAGCAACATCCGGCAGCTCACCTTCGGTGGCGAGAACGCCGAGGCGTACTGGAGCAACGACGGCAAGTGGATCACGTTCCAGTCCACGCGTGACGGGCGGACCTGCGATCAGCAGTACGTCATGCGCGCCGACGGGAGCGACCTGACCCGCGTCTCGGACGGCCGCGGCAAGACCACCTGCGGCTGGTTCCTGCCCGGCTCCGACAAGCTGTTCTTCTCGTCGAGCACCGCGCACGATGATGCCTGCCCGGCGCGCCCCGATCCGTCCAAGGGCTACGTCTGGCCGCTCGACAAGTACGACCTCTACACGGTGAATCGCGACGGCACCGGCCAGACGCGCCTCACCAGCTACGACGTCTATACCGCCGAGGCCGTCCTCTCCCCGGACGGGACGAAGATCGTCTTCACCTCCCTGAAGGACGGTGACCTCGACATCTACACCATGAACGTCGACGGGACCGACGTGCGCCGCCTCACCACCACCGCCGGCTACGATGGCGGACCGTGGTGGTCGCCCGACGGCAAGCGGATCGTCTATCGCGCGCACCACCCGAAGGACTCCACCGAGCTCCGGCAGTACCAGGAGCTCCTCGCGCAGGGCTTCATCCGCCCGAGCAAGGTCGAGCTCTTCGTCATGAACGCCGACGGGAGCGACCAGCGCCAGGTGACCGCCCTGAGCGGGGCGAACTTCGGGCCGTCGTGGAGCCCGGACGGGAAGAAGATCATCTTCTCCTCCAACTTCGTCGCGCCGCGGAGCGGCAACTTCGACCTCTATCTGGTCGACGCCGAGGCCAACATGGCCACCGCCGACCAGCTCGAGCGCATCACCACGAGCGAGGTCTTCGACGGGTTCGCGATGTTCCACCCCACCGAGAACAAGCTCGTCTGGGCCTCCAACCGGCACGCCAAGTCCACCGGCGAGACCAACGTCTTCGTCGCCGACTTCAAGTGGGAGTGA
- a CDS encoding HD domain-containing protein, with translation MAPLDVPRLAPGDRVQHELLVRERDDKVTKSGDPFVVLKLGNATGTLGVNVWKEHVPLIEGVRPGQVVQVIGTVELYKGARQLKLTAPPRVVASGGDPNEFLPRIRESAEELWARVDAWRAEMKGPLRKAVDLFFGDDVFRERFAKAPGATRGHHAVIGGLLLHSCEVANIARESVRTMRGNVALVTAGALLHDIGKVESYAILLSGFENTQAGHLLGHIVLGSLMLQERLRSLPAGTLSEAQRLELHHFIQSHHGILEYGAAVRPMTLEAEILHFADQTSAKGNDFGEAVLDSELFPTDDLEFSAKRSWRLERRIWKRTHSWE, from the coding sequence ATGGCGCCTCTCGACGTTCCCCGCCTCGCCCCCGGCGACCGCGTCCAGCACGAGCTCCTCGTGCGCGAGCGCGATGACAAGGTCACCAAGTCCGGCGATCCCTTCGTCGTGCTCAAGCTCGGCAACGCCACCGGCACCCTCGGCGTCAACGTATGGAAGGAGCACGTGCCGCTCATCGAGGGCGTGCGCCCCGGACAGGTCGTGCAGGTGATCGGCACCGTCGAGCTCTACAAGGGCGCGCGCCAGCTCAAGCTCACCGCGCCGCCGCGCGTCGTCGCGAGCGGTGGGGACCCGAACGAGTTCCTGCCGCGCATCCGCGAGAGCGCCGAGGAACTGTGGGCGCGGGTCGACGCCTGGCGCGCGGAGATGAAGGGACCGCTGCGCAAGGCCGTGGACCTCTTCTTCGGTGACGATGTCTTCCGGGAGCGCTTCGCCAAGGCGCCCGGCGCCACGCGGGGGCACCATGCGGTGATCGGCGGGTTGCTGCTCCACAGCTGCGAGGTCGCCAACATCGCCCGTGAGTCGGTCCGCACCATGCGCGGCAACGTCGCACTCGTCACGGCCGGCGCGCTGCTCCACGACATCGGGAAGGTCGAGAGCTATGCCATCCTCCTCTCCGGCTTCGAGAACACCCAGGCCGGACACCTCCTGGGGCATATCGTCCTCGGGTCGCTCATGCTCCAGGAGCGCCTGCGCTCGCTGCCGGCCGGCACGCTCAGCGAGGCCCAGCGGCTGGAGCTGCATCACTTCATCCAGTCGCACCATGGGATCCTCGAGTACGGTGCCGCCGTGCGGCCCATGACGCTCGAGGCCGAGATCCTCCATTTCGCCGACCAGACCTCCGCCAAGGGCAACGACTTCGGCGAGGCGGTCCTGGACAGCGAGCTCTTCCCCACCGACGACCTCGAGTTCTCCGCCAAGCGGAGCTGGCGGCTCGAGCGTCGCATCTGGAAGCGCACGCACTCCTGGGAGTAG